A region of the Polaribacter sp. L3A8 genome:
AAAACAACCCGATTTAGAAGAAAAATCTGCTTCTAAATTAAATTCAGAAAATTGTAGAATTGATTGGACGGACTCTTTAGATAATATCTATAACAAAATTAGAGGGTTAAATCCTTTTCCGGCAGCTTGGACAAACATAATGAATGAAGAGGAAGAAATAGCTGCTAAAATTTATGCCATTAAAAAAGAAAAGAATGAAGAAGAACCTCATCATTTTACCGTTGGTAAAATTATAACAACAAAAAAAGAATTAAAAGTGGCTGTTAATGGAGGTTTTATTATTATTGATGAAATAAAACTATCTGGAAAAAAGAAAATGGATGCAAAAAGCTTGCTAAACGGTTATACTTTTTCATCAGAAGCCAAAGTCATCTAAAGCCTTTATCAGTAAGGTTTTTATAGATTTCTGTGTTTTACAACAACCTTTATTAACAATTTAGACATATTTATTAACAAAAAGGCACTTTTTAAGCACTCAAATTTGCGTAAACCCTTAATCCGTCTATATTTGTTAAGCTTTTAAGCAATAAAATATACAATTAATTTAAAAAATCTAATTATTATGAACAAGTCAGATTTAATCGATGCAATGGCTGCTGATGCAGGAATTTCTAAAGTAGCAGCTAAAGCGGCATTAGAATCTTTTACAGATAACGTAACTGCTTCTTTAAAAAGTGGTGATAAAGTTGCTTTAGTAGGATTTGGTACATTCTCTGTATCTAACAGAGCTGCTAGAACTGGTAGAAATCCTCAAACAGGAAACACTATTCAAATTGCAGCTAAAAACGTAGCAAAATTTAAAGCAGGAGCTGGTTTAAGCGATGCTGTAAACTAAGACCTATCGTTTTAAAGTATATAAAACTCTCTTTTTTAAGAGAGTTTTTTTTATGTCAAAAATTATGTTATATTTAACATAATTCTTATAAACTTATATATTGGAACTAAATAAAGGTAAATTATTAATTGCGGAACCCGCTATTTTAAATGATAGCTCATTTAATAGAACCATTGTTTTACTCACAGAACATACATGTAATAACTCTGTTGGTTTTATTTTAAATAGACCATTAAACTATACTATTAACGATTTACTGCCAGAAATTGATTGTAATTTTCCTGTATATCAAGGCGGACCGGTAGAACAAGACAATTTATACTTTGTGCACAAAATACCACAACTACTACCAGATAGCATAGAAGTTGCCAATGGTATTTTTTGGGGCGGAAGTTTTGAATGTTTAAAAGACTTATTAAACAACGCCACATTAAACACTTCCGATATTCGATTCTTTCTAGGCTATTCTGGTTGGGAAAAAGAACAACTCGAAGAGGAAATGAATCAAAACTCCTGGTTTGTAGGAGAAAATGATTTCGAAAATATTTTTTCTATGGATGATGAAAGCCTTTGGAAAAATAAATTATTACAAAAAGGAGGTAATTACAAACTTTGGGCAAACGCTCCTAGCGATTTCAATTTAAATTAAACTCCAGTAATCTGTAACACCTTTAAGTTACCTGCTATTTTAGCACCAAGCTCTGTTGTAAATGTTTTTTTCTTATAACTCGTTACCGGTTGCACCCCAATAATTGCATTTGTTATAAATACTTCATCTGCTTTTTGAACCTCGAAAGGTGATATTGAAGTTTCTTCTAGCGTAAAATCTTTATTCTTAGATAAAATTTCTATTACTTTATTACGTGTAATCCCTTTTATACAACCCTCTGTTAAAGCAGGCGTTTTAATAACATTTCCTTTCACAATAAAGATGTTTCCGTTGGTAACCTCTACTACTCCCTTTTTCTCATTTAATAGAATACAATTATCTACATCATTTTCATCAGCAAAAATACTTGCCAAAGTATTTAACATTCTATTATTCGTTTTTACAGTAGATAAAAGTCCAGAAAAATTATAAAAATCTTTAAAAACATCTAAAGAGTATGCTTTTTTAGTTTGATAAGAACTTGTATGAGCCTCTATTGTGTAATCTATTTTATTTGTTTTAGGAGTGTACAAACCGCCATCTTTTCTAAAAACATTTAAACGGACTCTATATGTATTTGTATCTTCACAAGAAGCAACTGTTTTTAAAATTTCTTGCTCTAAAAACTCCAAAGTAAACTCTAAAGGAATTTTCATACGTAACATTCTCATAGAAGCCATTAATCTAAAATAATGATCTTCCCAGAAAACAACTTTTTTATGCATTACTTTTACGGTTTCAAAAATAGCGTCACCATATTTAAAAGCTCTGTTTTCTGAAGATAAGTTTAGATCTTCTGAATTCAATAATTCCCCATTAAAATTCATCATAAATAAGATATTTTTAGCGTTGTAAAATTAATGTTTTTAAAATGTTTAAGCATAAAAAAACTCAACAATAATGTTGAGTTTTATAATTTTATAAAAATAGAATATTAAGCACCTATAGTATGTCTTAATTCATCTATTTGATTTTCCCATAATTGTTTTGCTTCTTCAACATCATCTTCATCATCAGCAAAATCGGTAATTATTAAAGAAACATCTTTTGTTAATGCATCTACTTGAATTTTAATTTCAAAAAAACTGTCATCTCCTTGGCTTTCTAACCATTTAAAACGAATTCTATCATCTGTTTTCTTAGTAATTAATTCTGCAATTTCTTCTTCTCCTTCCCAGGTAAAACTATACTCTTTCCCTCTAGAATTCACTTTATCTGCAAACCATTCTTGTAAATTAGAAGGTGATGAGATGTATTGATACAACATATGTGGAGATGCGTGAATTGAAATTTCTAGTTCGAATTTTATTTTATCCATTATTGTTTTTCTTAAGCTGACAATATAGTTATTAATTCTATTTAAAAAAAATTTAAAACAATTATTGCCAGTTAATAAAATTCTACTATCTTTGCAGCCTCAAAACCACGGCGAGGTAGCTCAGTTGGTTAGAGCGCAGGATTCATAACCCTGAGGTCACGGGTTCAAATCCCGTTCTCGCTACAAGTATAATACGGAAAGTCAAGATTTATATCTTGGCTTTTTTTTTGTTTGGGTACAACAAATTGACTTTTTTAATTCTTTACAACAAAACAAGGATCAAGTCAAAAAGTTGTGGGATTTAAGAATTACGCAAAAATAGTAGTAAGTCTATATAAGAAAAAATCCACATTTCTGACGCCTCTAAACTGTACTCTAAAGGCTTTAAATTTTAGCATTGAATGATTCTGCTGATGCATTCGTACTGGATCAAGTCAAAAAGTTGTGGGATTTAAGAATTACGCAAAAATAGTAGTAAGTCTATATAAGAAAAAATCCACATTTCTGACGCCTCTAAACTGTACTCTAAAGGCTTTAAATTTTAGCATTGAATGATTCTGCTGATGCATTCGTACTTCGATTATCAAAATAGTTTAAGATGTTTTTATAATGTATCGACATCGTTCTAGCTATAGTGTTGAAGCTTTTAAAGTGTGCCTGTCTTACTTTTTCATCCCATTTAGCAAGTCTTATAAGTGCTGATGTTTTGTCTGTAGTGTTATTGAATATCCAAGATAGATTTTGACATAACTTGTATGCTTTCTCTATATCAGGATATTTTTCAAACAATATTTCTGCTCTTATAGATTGATTTTTAGTCCATTTACTACTTGATTTATATAATAGATATCTGCTTCTAGCTAATAGTTGTTTGAGTGTATCTCCATTTGGTAATAGTTTTTGGGTGTATTTTAAAGATTTACTTCTGGCGTTTTCAATGGCATCATTCTCAACATCAATCGCTTCCCACCGATGTTTAATTCTTATTTCTTGCAGTGCATCTAATGCTAATTTTTGCACATGAAAACGATCTATTACTAAGGCAGCGTTTGGAAAGGATTTCTTGACTATAAGCCCCATATTTCCTGCCATATCCAAGGTTACTTCCCTGACTTTCTTCCTATGTTTTAAAGGAATTTTATGAAGTATTTTTATGACAACTTCAGCTTTAGTTCCTTTGATCATGGCTACTATTGCTCCTTTCTTTCCTTTAGCTAATTTATTTGTTATTATGGTATATAAATCACCGTTAGAAAAGGCAGTTTCATCAAGTGATAAGTGAGTCCCTAAATTCTTTGCAAACAATAACCAGTCTGTTGCGTGCTTCTGTTGATCCCAAGCTTTAAAATCACTTAAATAATCCTTATACTGTCTTTGTAAACTTCTGGGATTTACCCCGTAGAAATTAGCTACAGTACTAGTGCTAGTGGCGTTATTACTTACTGATATCTTTTAAAAAAGCAGCAAATTCACTAGTTATTCTAGTGCCTTTTGCTACTAATTGCCAATCTCTAGTAACCACTTTTTTAGAATTTTCCTCAACCCAACGTCGTCTAATAACGTGTAGAAAAACGTTTTTACCTCGAATTGGGAAATCTTGAACAGTAGCTTCAGGAAAGAAACCTTTAGAATTTAATTTAAGTGCTTTGAATTCTTCAGGAATCGTATTTAATTCTGTGAAATGGAAATGAAGTTCTCCATTTTTAACTTCGTGCTTAGTTAGTTTAAAATAGTCAACAAGAATTTCTGGTAATAATAGTTTTGTTAGTTCAATTGAAGTATCCAAAATAGAGGTTTATTAGAAAGCAAAGTTCATGCTTTTTAATTTACTCCACAACTTTTTGTGTTGATCCCTTAAACACGATTAATTAATGCTATTAGCTCTTTAAATAGCTTGATTTTATGGTAATATAGTATATAAATCTCCATTAGAAAAAGCAGCCATTCTTTAGCATGTAACTTTTTATCGCCTGGTGGACAAATCAAAAAAATTGGTAAGTAATCCCCTTATCTTTAATGAGTTATGGAACCTCAAAAGGATATTTTGAAATTAATTTTAATAACGATAATTATAAAATACAAAGGAGTTAATTTACCAAGCAATTTAGTGTTTGGTTAGGAGATTATAATTCTGAACCATTATCCTCTTTATCAAAAAATAATGAATTTTATGTGAATGTATTTTCGGGTTCAGAAAACAGAAGTGTATCTGTAGAACTGGATGATAACAATAGTATTAATTTAAGGAGAGAAAGAATAGCAGCCCCTTATGTTAACTATATAAAGCGTTTTCAAAAAGAAGATAGTAGTCCGGATAAAAACAGTAAAAAACCACCTTACTTAAGAACAAAATCTAGACATATATGGAAAGGTATTTTTCCTGATAATTTTAAAAAAGGATATAATAAAATAGTAATAAACGTGAGTTCGATGTAAGAAATTTTAATTAAACCTATAAAAAAAGCAGAATATTTAGTATATTAAAGTACTGAATTCTAATATATTAATAAATATCCTGCTTATGATTTCTGATAGTAAAATTATAGAAATTTTCTGTTCTTTAGATGATTTTATGAAAGAATTTAACTTAATTCTTAATAAAAACAGCATTTCTGATGGTTCAACAACTAAAAAACGTAATAGAAAGTTCAAAATGTCTGATAGTGAAGTGATGACCATACTTGTTATATTTCACCTAAAGTCTTACCGAAACCTTAAACACTTTTACTTAAACCATATTTGTAAATACAGACAAGATCTGTTTCCAGATTGTGTTTCTTATAATAGATTTGTAGAACTTCAAAAAAAGGTTACACAACCTTTAGCCGTTTTTATGAAAATGTATTGTTTAGGCGATTGCACAGGTATCTCTTTTATTGATTCTACTCCTTTAAAAGTATGTCACTATAAAAGAGAAAAACAACATCAAGTATTTAAAGATATTGCCAAAAAAAGCTATGGAACTATGGGGTGGTATTTTGGATTTAAACTACATATTGTCTGCAATGACAAAGGAGAAATTATTGATTTTATGTTCACTCCAGCCAATGTAGACGACAGATTCCCTCTCAAACAAAAGAAGTTTCACGACAAATTATTTGGAAAAATTTTTGGAGACAAAGGATATATTGGGAAAGATTTATTTGAAAGACTTTTTGTAGACGGAATTCATTTAATAACTAAAGTTCGAAAAAACATGAAAAAGAAAGCAATGGACTATATGGATAAAGTTATCCTAAGAAAAAGAGCAATCATCGAAACAGTAAATGATGTACTAAAAAACACTTGCCAAATTGAACATTCTAGACATAGATCTTTTGATAATTTCATAACAAATATGATCTCTGGATTAATTGCATATTCTTTTTTACCTAAAAAACCTTCTATAAAAATCCCGAATATGTTACCGAATATTGCGATTGATTAGCTCGAACTCACGTTAATAACAATAGAAAACCCATATTTCGAAACAATTAAGGAGTCTTTTTGGGTATTAAAAAAAGTAAATAAAAAAATGTGCTTTTTTGATCAACAAAAGATAATGTTCTAAGACTACTGTTTACCCCCCGATGCTAACTCAAAATTATCTTTTTTTTCTTCTTCTATATATTCTTCTAAAACAGAATTTGAAAATAAACACCTCTTTTTTTCATCTAAACATGTTAATTTATAGGTATGACTAAGTAAGAAGTATACTCCATGCTTATGTAGCGAATATGGAGTATCTTCTATGACATAAAAGGTGTGATGGTGTAATTATTCTAGTTAGAAGTGTTTTAATATTTGAGCAGTTCCCAACCCTAATTCATGTGAATACCCATTGCTTTTCAATGCTGATTCAATAGCTCCAACCGTTGCCAGTAAATCATTTTTGTTTACCGATCCCATGTGTCCAATTCTAAAGTAATTATTTTTTAATTGAGGTAAAAGACCTCCAGCTAATATAACGCCTCCTTGGTTTACTGACTTTAAAAAAGTAGCAATGTCTATTTTACTGGGATATAAGGGAGCCGATAACGTGTTTGCAGAAACGTGTTCGTTTTTTGATAATAAATCCAAGCCTAAAGCTTTAATTGCTGCTCGCATGGCTTTACCTGCACTTTTGTGTCGAACAAAACGATTGTCTAAACCTTCCTCTAAAATGAGTTGTAAACTTTTTTCTAAAGCAATTACAAGATTTACTGCAGGTGTTCCAAAATAAGAGGCTTGTTTATTTTCATAAGCTTTCATTATTGGTAACCAATTGGTCCAATCTCCATAGTAATTAGAAACAGGACTTGTTCGTTGTTCAAATGTTTGCATTGCCTTTTTAGAAGCCACTAAAAGCGCGAGTCCTGGAGGAACTCCTATTGCTTTTTGAGAAGCTGTAAGTACAACATCAATTCCCCATTCTTCTTGTTTAATTTCTTCGCCAGCAACAGAACAAACACCGTCTAGAATGGTTAATACGTTGTACTTTTTACCTAAGGCACCAATACGTTTAGCATCATTTAAAACAGCTGTTGATGTGTCAACATGTGTAAAAGTTAAAAGTTTATAGCTTTTAGATTTTAGTTGCTGTTCGATAAGCTCTAAGGGTACAATGTTACCGACTTCAGCTTCAAGTATATCTACTTGAGCGCCATATCGCTTTAAGATTACTGCATAACGTAACCCAAAGTAACCTGTCGATATTACAAGGGCTTTATCACCAGTTTCTATTAGGTTTGCAGCAGCCATATCCATAGCAAGTGTACCTGTTCCTGCTACTATGAATGCTTGACCAGATGGGCATTGCCAAACTTCTTTCATTAGTTTTAAACTATTGGCAAAGAGGTCTATAAAATCTGGTGAAACATGGCTAGGAGTTGGTACTGCCATACATTGCATCACTTCACTTTCAAATTCTATTGGACCAGGTATCATTAATAATTTTCTCGATTTCATCTATTGCGTGTTATCGTTTTTTTAACGATTTTATTAGTTTTTTTTTTGACAGAAAATGATCATTAAATTTTAGTATTCTACCTTTGACTTATTCTTTAATTTATTTTCTAAGATAGGATATAGATTGTAAGTTGCATAAACTTCTGTTGTAAAAGCTTTCCATGCAGTTCTCTCAAT
Encoded here:
- a CDS encoding YqgE/AlgH family protein; protein product: MELNKGKLLIAEPAILNDSSFNRTIVLLTEHTCNNSVGFILNRPLNYTINDLLPEIDCNFPVYQGGPVEQDNLYFVHKIPQLLPDSIEVANGIFWGGSFECLKDLLNNATLNTSDIRFFLGYSGWEKEQLEEEMNQNSWFVGENDFENIFSMDDESLWKNKLLQKGGNYKLWANAPSDFNLN
- a CDS encoding aminotransferase class IV, with protein sequence MMNFNGELLNSEDLNLSSENRAFKYGDAIFETVKVMHKKVVFWEDHYFRLMASMRMLRMKIPLEFTLEFLEQEILKTVASCEDTNTYRVRLNVFRKDGGLYTPKTNKIDYTIEAHTSSYQTKKAYSLDVFKDFYNFSGLLSTVKTNNRMLNTLASIFADENDVDNCILLNEKKGVVEVTNGNIFIVKGNVIKTPALTEGCIKGITRNKVIEILSKNKDFTLEETSISPFEVQKADEVFITNAIIGVQPVTSYKKKTFTTELGAKIAGNLKVLQITGV
- a CDS encoding HU family DNA-binding protein, giving the protein MNKSDLIDAMAADAGISKVAAKAALESFTDNVTASLKSGDKVALVGFGTFSVSNRAARTGRNPQTGNTIQIAAKNVAKFKAGAGLSDAVN
- a CDS encoding START-like domain-containing protein, with protein sequence MDKIKFELEISIHASPHMLYQYISSPSNLQEWFADKVNSRGKEYSFTWEGEEEIAELITKKTDDRIRFKWLESQGDDSFFEIKIQVDALTKDVSLIITDFADDEDDVEEAKQLWENQIDELRHTIGA
- a CDS encoding ISAon1 family transposase — translated: MSVSNNATSTSTVANFYGVNPRSLQRQYKDYLSDFKAWDQQKHATDWLLFAKNLGTHLSLDETAFSNGDLYTIITNKLAKGKKGAIVAMIKGTKAEVVIKILHKIPLKHRKKVREVTLDMAGNMGLIVKKSFPNAALVIDRFHVQKLALDALQEIRIKHRWEAIDVENDAIENARSKSLKYTQKLLPNGDTLKQLLARSRYLLYKSSSKWTKNQSIRAEILFEKYPDIEKAYKLCQNLSWIFNNTTDKTSALIRLAKWDEKVRQAHFKSFNTIARTMSIHYKNILNYFDNRSTNASAESFNAKI
- a CDS encoding pyridoxal-phosphate-dependent aminotransferase family protein, whose amino-acid sequence is MKSRKLLMIPGPIEFESEVMQCMAVPTPSHVSPDFIDLFANSLKLMKEVWQCPSGQAFIVAGTGTLAMDMAAANLIETGDKALVISTGYFGLRYAVILKRYGAQVDILEAEVGNIVPLELIEQQLKSKSYKLLTFTHVDTSTAVLNDAKRIGALGKKYNVLTILDGVCSVAGEEIKQEEWGIDVVLTASQKAIGVPPGLALLVASKKAMQTFEQRTSPVSNYYGDWTNWLPIMKAYENKQASYFGTPAVNLVIALEKSLQLILEEGLDNRFVRHKSAGKAMRAAIKALGLDLLSKNEHVSANTLSAPLYPSKIDIATFLKSVNQGGVILAGGLLPQLKNNYFRIGHMGSVNKNDLLATVGAIESALKSNGYSHELGLGTAQILKHF
- a CDS encoding IS982 family transposase is translated as MISDSKIIEIFCSLDDFMKEFNLILNKNSISDGSTTKKRNRKFKMSDSEVMTILVIFHLKSYRNLKHFYLNHICKYRQDLFPDCVSYNRFVELQKKVTQPLAVFMKMYCLGDCTGISFIDSTPLKVCHYKREKQHQVFKDIAKKSYGTMGWYFGFKLHIVCNDKGEIIDFMFTPANVDDRFPLKQKKFHDKLFGKIFGDKGYIGKDLFERLFVDGIHLITKVRKNMKKKAMDYMDKVILRKRAIIETVNDVLKNTCQIEHSRHRSFDNFITNMISGLIAYSFLPKKPSIKIPNMLPNIAID
- a CDS encoding ISAon1 family transposase N-terminal region protein — translated: MDTSIELTKLLLPEILVDYFKLTKHEVKNGELHFHFTELNTIPEEFKALKLNSKGFFPEATVQDFPIRGKNVFLHVIRRRWVEENSKKVVTRDWQLVAKGTRITSEFAAFLKDISK